In the Magnetospira sp. QH-2 genome, one interval contains:
- a CDS encoding alcohol dehydrogenase family protein, which translates to MTNQSKTMRGVWLTGHGDLNRLVVRDDIPIPTPGSGEVLIAVGAAAVNNTDLNTRLGWYSKSDGAAEDATWGGAPLTFPRIQGIDVCGRIVGLGKGVVDRRLGERVLVEPCLWEAGGELLESPWFLGSECDGGFAQYVVVAARHAHAIQSPLSDAELASFPCSYSTAENMLTRAKVGEGDRVLVTGASGGVGSAAVQLARARGAEVVAVTSQDKAQALEDLGASRILDRTDNPVTVLGGDSLDVVIDLVAGPAFPSLLDALRPRGRYAVAGAIAGPMVALDVRTLYLKDLSFFGCTVLEPEVFPNLVRLIETEKIHPLVAEIFPLEKIAEAQTRFVAKRHVGKIVLTVP; encoded by the coding sequence ATGACCAATCAATCAAAAACCATGCGCGGCGTCTGGTTAACCGGCCATGGCGACCTGAACAGGTTAGTCGTCCGTGATGATATCCCAATTCCCACCCCCGGATCCGGAGAGGTCCTGATCGCCGTTGGCGCGGCGGCAGTCAACAATACCGACCTCAATACCCGGTTGGGCTGGTACTCGAAAAGCGACGGGGCGGCCGAGGACGCCACCTGGGGCGGCGCGCCTCTCACCTTTCCGCGCATCCAAGGCATTGATGTTTGCGGACGGATCGTCGGGCTGGGCAAAGGGGTCGTCGATAGGCGCCTGGGCGAGCGGGTCCTGGTGGAGCCTTGTTTATGGGAAGCAGGGGGGGAATTGCTGGAGAGCCCTTGGTTCCTGGGTTCCGAATGCGATGGCGGGTTTGCCCAATATGTCGTCGTGGCCGCCCGCCATGCCCATGCCATCCAAAGCCCGTTGAGCGATGCGGAACTGGCCTCCTTCCCCTGTTCCTATTCCACGGCGGAAAACATGCTGACCCGGGCCAAGGTTGGCGAGGGCGACCGGGTGCTGGTCACCGGGGCGTCGGGCGGTGTCGGTTCGGCGGCGGTACAGTTGGCCCGAGCGCGGGGGGCGGAAGTTGTTGCGGTAACCAGCCAAGACAAGGCCCAGGCTCTTGAGGATCTGGGCGCCAGCCGCATTCTTGACCGAACGGACAACCCTGTGACCGTCCTGGGCGGCGACAGCCTGGATGTGGTCATTGATCTGGTGGCCGGACCGGCCTTTCCTTCGTTGCTTGATGCTCTGCGCCCCCGGGGACGGTACGCCGTCGCCGGGGCCATCGCGGGTCCAATGGTGGCGCTGGATGTGCGAACCTTGTATCTGAAGGATCTGAGCTTTTTCGGCTGCACGGTGCTCGAACCCGAGGTCTTTCCCAATCTGGTCAGGCTCATTGAAACGGAAAAAATCCACCCCTTGGTGGCGGAGATCTTTCCCTTGGAAAAGATCGCCGAGGCGCAGACCCGGTTCGTGGCAAAGCGGCATGTGGGCAAGATTGTATTGACCGTACCTTGA